In a single window of the bacterium genome:
- a CDS encoding YeeE/YedE thiosulfate transporter family protein translates to MNLPLVPQNALGAEGGLLSALAIGFLFGFALERAGFGNARKLAAQFYLHDMTVFKVMFTAIITAMSGLYALAAWGLVDLSQVWINPTFLGPQLAGGFLLGAGFIISGLCPGTGFVSLASGKLDALYALGGVFLGTLLFGVGLETLPFLKAFYTAPAAGTLLLHDLFGLPAPWLALAVVLMALGCFIAAERVEALVARRRAAGSDSGRESTPVPDRRGKFVLAGSLALLCLAAGLTPAAPPAPASPDPPRIMAASDLAELLIQREAGWLLLDLRHSAGAEAAIPGALAVADPALPPPQVGEAPTGTRVLLIGEVGEEAAVPEAWPRTLDYYWLDGGMEAWRREVQEPRPTPAADASTSERERALRRAQIAAWFSGSEAAPVAAAPPAAGSGTARRKKAGGGC, encoded by the coding sequence ATGAACCTGCCCCTCGTCCCCCAGAACGCCCTGGGCGCGGAGGGCGGACTGCTCAGCGCCCTCGCCATCGGCTTCCTCTTCGGCTTCGCGCTGGAGCGAGCCGGTTTCGGCAACGCGCGCAAGCTGGCCGCCCAGTTCTATCTCCATGACATGACCGTCTTCAAGGTGATGTTCACGGCCATCATCACGGCCATGAGCGGGCTCTACGCCCTGGCCGCCTGGGGCCTGGTGGACCTCTCCCAGGTGTGGATCAACCCCACCTTCCTCGGGCCGCAGCTGGCGGGCGGTTTCCTGCTGGGCGCCGGATTCATCATCAGCGGTCTTTGTCCGGGCACGGGCTTCGTCTCCCTCGCCTCGGGCAAGCTCGACGCCCTCTACGCCCTGGGCGGCGTCTTCCTGGGCACCCTGCTCTTCGGCGTGGGGCTGGAGACCCTGCCCTTCCTCAAGGCCTTCTACACGGCTCCCGCCGCCGGCACCCTCCTGCTCCACGACCTGTTCGGCCTGCCCGCACCCTGGCTGGCCCTGGCCGTGGTGCTGATGGCGCTGGGCTGCTTCATCGCCGCCGAACGGGTGGAGGCCCTCGTCGCACGGCGCCGGGCGGCCGGCTCCGACAGCGGCCGGGAGTCCACCCCCGTCCCCGACCGCCGCGGCAAGTTCGTGCTGGCCGGGAGCCTCGCCCTGCTCTGCCTGGCGGCCGGACTGACGCCCGCCGCCCCGCCCGCCCCCGCCTCGCCCGACCCGCCCCGCATCATGGCGGCCAGCGATCTGGCCGAACTCCTCATCCAGCGCGAGGCCGGCTGGCTGCTGCTGGACCTGCGCCACTCCGCCGGTGCCGAGGCGGCCATCCCCGGCGCGCTGGCCGTGGCCGATCCCGCCCTGCCGCCGCCGCAGGTGGGCGAGGCGCCGACGGGGACGCGCGTCCTGCTCATCGGGGAGGTGGGCGAGGAGGCAGCCGTGCCGGAGGCTTGGCCCCGCACCCTCGACTACTACTGGCTGGACGGCGGGATGGAGGCCTGGCGGCGGGAGGTGCAGGAGCCGCGGCCCACCCCGGCCGCCGACGCCTCGACCTCCGAGCGCGAGCGCGCCCTGCGCCGGGCGCAGATCGCCGCCTGGTTCAGCGGAAGCGAGGCGGCCCCCGTCGCGGCGGCGCCGCCGGCAGCCGGAAGTGGCACGGCGCGGAGGAAGAAAGCCGGTGGTGGCTGCTGA